Within the Mastacembelus armatus chromosome 10, fMasArm1.2, whole genome shotgun sequence genome, the region TGTCACGACTGTAAATTCCCTTGTATTACATCACCATAGATGTGTGACTCTCACCGAGTCGTCACCACACTTGGTGCCTGCCATGACCAGGCCTGGATCCAGAGTGTCACCCTGTGCCTCCTCATCTCCCTGCCCAGGCTTGTACACATGTGTTCCCATGCACTGGATCCTCTTGCTGCCCACACTGACTGTGGTTTCTATGCGGACAGCATTGTTTTCAATGGGCTTAGAGGCTGAAGTTAAACACTGgatttttccacattttgcaTCCCTGGAAGAAATTACAAAAACTGTATGATCATTTTGTAGAGattaatactgtatgtaaacacacactcaagaTGTGAACGTTTCTAAGGAAAGTATGATGCTCTCCTCGAAACCaattatataaatgttttaatctTCACCTGTTCTTACAGCTCCTGTATTTCCCAAACAGATCTTTGCCACAGTTCCCATACATGTCCCCAGCTTCGTTTACCTTCTCAAAACACAGGTCAGGAGCCGGGCGACCATCTGTGGTTGGCACAAAGACAATGCACAGACACCTATAAATGCTGCCGCCTACACACAACACCAAAGTAACGCACCCAGTATCATACGCATGCAGTAACATGGTAACACAAAGTGTTATGCGACCAATTGACAGAGACCAGATGGCATCCCTCACTATTATGGACAATGTCCAACAGTCTCTGCCCTGTGACCCACTGAGTGCTCCTCTTTATCTCCACCCAGCAGCATCTCTGCTTCAGCGTACACAGAAAACTGCTCTATTTGATGTCTTTGCTTATACTCATCTTTACGAGTAAGGCTATATTAAAACTGATCGTCTCATGAAAACGTTTATCAACCCGTTATGCCATTATAACCATAGAACATAGAACTATTTTAGAACTCTACTTTAGGTGGCACAATGTTTTCTATTGAGTCTTGAgtagaaaattaaaatgcattatctgtgtttttggattaatgcatcaataatgtgTCTAATATGAAATTATATTTGACAGATCCAGCATCTATACACTTGgtctaataacaataatgttggattttttttaataaaagaacTATGTCATTTTTAGTCAAACCTGTTGGACTCTAAATCCCTAACAGGAAGTCAAAAAGTGGCATTCCCTGAAAACAGCCCATTTTGAAACATGTTTACAGGTTATAGGCAACCAGTTTCCTCACCTCGTCCCCACAGTGACTGACACTGCTGCTCCAGGGTCAAACACATGCCGGTGTAACAGTAGGCCTGTCCGCCTGCGCACGACGTACCATCCAGCAAATAGAAGTTAGCAGGACAAGACTCCGCCTTCCCATCACAGTACTCCGGCAGGTCACATGGCCCTGAAGGGGCACGGCACAGCACACCTGGGGTCTTCAACTAGATGGTGACAAATGAAGAGAAGACAAGAAGTTCAGGAAGCATCAGAACCACTAAAGAGTCAAAAAGTCATTGTAGCGCACTAATTGAAGAAGCACTACAGTATCTAATAGTATTGGATATTAGAACTAGCCCTGAtaatatattctttttttttatatatatttatattctttctttttttttgtatgtttttgtttcagattttaGTGTCAGTACCTTGCAGTTATCACAGCAGACACCATGGGCACACTCTGCTCCAGCTTTTAAAGTGCAGTTATTGGCATTGCAGCAGGGACTGGTGCATTCCTACACAAAGGAGTGAATTGTGAGTCCTGGCAAAAATATCCAAGATAAACAATCCATGGACATGTCACAAACAACCACCCACACTGACCTCTTCTTCTCCGCAGTCACATTCCTCTCCATCTTCCAGGTAACCATTGCCACAGCGCTGCCCTCCAAACATGACACTGGTGTTAGGCAAGTTGAAAAGACACTTTCCTCCTCCAGAGTCTAGGTAGCTCTTCAGCTCCCTCTGGTTACAACCATTAAATACACGTGGAAATGGGTGTCTGCATCATGAAAGAAGCAAAAGTATGTAAATGattatggtttttcttttttatcataatttatatatatgtatatatatattctcagCCCTCATTCATGAGTGTTGTGTTCTAGTAGCCCAGTTCTCATCAGATTGCCTTGGTTCCCTAGCACCTCACACAGACCTTGTTGGTGTCTGAGCCAGTATGACTCTGTGTTTAAAGAGACTCATATGTAATGAGGTAGGCCAGTAGGGTTAGGGACTTTGCCTAAGCTGGTGGTGCCCTGGTCGGGACTTgaacaggtgatggctaaccaaccggacatagtagtggtggacaaacagcagaagaaagctgtaGTGGTAGATGTGGAAATCCCAAGTgatggcaacatcagaaagaaggaataatgagaagcttgagaaatacaagggctgaaagaagaactagaaaagatgtggaaggtgaaggcaccagtggtccctgtggtaatcggtACCCCCAAATTGCGGGTCACATCATCAGAGCTCTCAGGGGTGAGAAAggaatacatacatatatatatatagtttttgtGAGTAATTTGTGTGTAATACCCAGTAGCAGCAGCCATAATGCATCCCCCGTCCTCTGCTCTCGCCTGACAGCAGCCCTCACTGTCATGGCTCATGCCAAAGTTGTGGCCCATCTCATGTGCCATGGTGGCAGCAACACCAACAGCTGGATCTGAGTGGTCCTGTTGAATTAAAGACGACTTTAAGATTTGTCATCATCAGTGTTTCCTCACAGTAACAATAATGAAAACCTCATCATACAGGTCTTATTTGATCATATTCCAATAATTAACTGTTTAACCAtgcatgttatttttgtcaGTGATTATATTGATGATGATGTCTCCTAATAGGAAGAATATCTTGATTTATgtttgacagaaagaaagacctGCATATGCAGAGGACTGTTGTTTGTTTAGACTTGTCCCTCACCGAGTTCACTCCACCAGACTGGTAATCAGAACACATGGCTTTGAGAGGTGCCAGCCCGATCGTGGTACCCTGGAATGACTTCCCCCTGGAGACAAAAATGTCACTGCTTATTAGTTCCAGCTGCACAATGGTCCACCAGAGTAAACCTAACGCTGGTTATTGTCTCATACAATGAAGATGACATCAACCGAAAGATCTGTTCCATGAAGCAGAAAGCTTAGAGAAGACAGGGAGAAtgaaagtgtgaaaaacatcaaatgaaGGGAGAGAGATGAGACACGGAGTCAGAGACACTAACGTGATGAGCTGAGCATTGTCGTTGGGAATTGCACGGAGTTGTTTGCGTCTCCAGGACAGGAAAGCCGCCAGAGTGCTGTGTGGGTTGTCTGACACATTGATCATGTCCTGGTGTGTCCACACCTCCAAGCCGATTAATGCCACACGGATGCTCAAAGCCTTGTAGTACTGCAGGCGTGGACAGGCAGAGGTAATGTGAGAGACAGAATTTTACTAGTCATTACGGAAGAGAACTGTGATAAatccatttgtgttttttttttttttgacattacCTTGTCAACCAAGTTTGCAGCTTCCAATAGTTTCAGTTTGGTTTTGTCGAGGTTACTCCCATGCttctcaaactgaaaaaaaaaaaccacactcCACTGAAACAGACACACCTACACAGACCCACACATCTTGACAAACCACAAGGGGCTTTTCACACATACAGGATATGAATCAGAGATTTATATTTATACCTATGTAACACTAGAACCACCAGCATTCTAGCACCCCCTACAAGCCCCAGACCGTTAGATATAATTTCCTTGTTGGGGCACATAAAGCAGTTGTTGAAGTGGAAAAATTTGTATTAACACTTCTTCTCCTTCCTATTTTGTCTGTATgcatctgtgtgggtgtgtgtgcgtgacaTGACTAACATGaagaataacaaaatataatacGAAACACAATATAGTTCCACCTGGTTCAACTGGGCCAAACAAACCTGTTGCACACAGCTGGGGCAAAAGCTCTCTACCCTCACTCTCCACACACAGGCCGCTCGCATCCCTTATAGGAGATATGTTTCCAAATACTAAATCAATTTGTATTCAGAAAATAATGTCTGTGTAGTGACCCTCCCTACCTGGTGTGGACATAGTAACAGAggaccttttgttttttttttctcgtggAGGTTCAAGCTCAGATTCTGCGGGTTCCTCTTCAACTCAGTTCTCATTACTGAAGTCTGACACCTGTCCTCCATCAGACTACTCCTTGCTCAGGTCTTGCAAAACAAAGTCTTGTCCACAGTGTacattgtcttttttctttatccctatttgttttgttttgctagcTTACAAATCTGGCATGTAAAATGGCGAGTcaatctcttcctctctgtcataTACAGAGATATACAGTGTAATattagaaggaaaaaaaaaaatgcacagactCACGAAAACATCCCATGAAATTAAAATCTAACAATTTCTAATATGCCAATAGTTCTGCAGGTGGGGCCAGCTGTGGTCTAAATGAACTGTAGTGTTACAATGATCTCATTACTCTTACACCCTCTAATCCCACATTTAAAAGCATAAGAAAAACTTTGCCATCTGGTTAAGTAAGTGTCTAAATATGAACATATGCACAGCAGTGCCCTCACCTCAGCCTTGTCTGCCACTATCAGCAGCTCTACATACTTCATATTCTGGCTCAGATCCCTTTTTTCCTGAAAACGTCAACAGAACTGTTTAATAGAGAATATATAGTGAACATTTTGTCATGCATTTtgtgcaagttttttttttttgtttttcaggcagGTGGTTGCTGTCCTGCCTCAACTCACCCTCTTGCTCTGATGTGCTGACAGAAATCCATGGATGAAGTCATTAACTCCACCCTCATGCTccttgttgccatggtgatgcaGGCAGCTGCCTCTGGGAAGATGGAGACTCTCAGCTCTAAAGACAGCATGCTGCTCTGAGTCCGTGGAAGTAGGAACAGGCTCTATCAGGTAGCTGACGCTTGTGTTCAGAGAAATAAGACCCCTGGGGAAACAGGGCACTGTTTAATTGTTCCACCCATTCATAGTTCATGAAAATCAATGTGAATCATTTATTGTATCTGTTATGAACCCCAATAATAGCCACTGCACCTAAATGTTATAATATTGCATGTAAGttcctagaaaaaaaaacacatgattaCATGtcagatcagattttttttgtgtgtgtgtttgactgtggtGATTTACTAGTGTGTGTCTTGGGTGATTTACTAGTGTGTATAAAGGAAGATCAGCtgggacagacagagaaacagaatcCTCTGGCTTCTGCACAAAACCACTTATGAGTACAGGCGcctctacacaaacacacgtgtattcacacagcagcagggtCAAGCAGCTGTAGAAAACATCTGGAAAGGTCAGACGCCCACATGTTAGCGTCCCTCTGTGCTATGTTTGCATTTCTCCAGAGAATCTACATTAATAAAGAGATCTATCCACTCATCCTCCAGATGCAGAGCAAAGAACCTACAAAAACGCACATATGGCTATGATTTCTGTCAGTGCATATCAGTTCATTCTCTGTTGCCGGCCTCTCCCCTCTGTTTGTCTCCAGCAGGAAGTATCAGCTGTTCCACACAGGCTTTCCATACTGAGCTGTACTCAGTGAACCAACTCCAGAGCCAATGACCTACTAACCTACTGGACACACACAACTGTTTCCTGTCACCTTCGTGCCATCTATTTAATCATGATTTGAAGAGCTCTGTTCGCTTTGGTTACAACTATTTCTCATCCACAAAGTCATGTtcacaaataaatattacacactttATCCTCCAAAGAATTCTCTTTGAGAGCTCCTAACCTAGTGATGAAATTTCTAGCAAGAACTCAAAAGCTACGAATAATTAAGGAATTGTGGTTGACCCTCTTGCTGTATGTTGCTCAACAAGCACTTTTTCAGCAAATCTATTTGGATATTCAAAATCAATGGATCTACTGCATATGTTTAAACTTATTTCAAAGTGGCATCTTGTgaaatattacataaaaataGAACATTTCTTTTTGCTGGCCTTGAATGTGTCGTATGTCAGGTGAACACAAATGAACTGTGGCTGATGCTTGATGCTAACGCAGTTAAAGCTTTAATACATTGAGATGCAGCTCAAACTCTTTTATAAGCTCAATCACAAACCTGAATCACCTTCCTGAAACTGCAAATACTTTCTCCTATCTACACTTCTTGCACCTCTTTACTCTTTTGCTGAAAAAGCTGAGAGAAACTGAAAGTTCCCTCCTTGCTCCTAACTAAAAAAGCTACATTATCTTCATGACAGCCTTTTATTCTAACTAAAGTTAAGTCTTGTGGGAGATTCGTAGAATCTAGGAAACATCCTTCACTATTTTGAGGAAATATCAGAAAATTTACAGCTTGTGGTTTTACGTACCTGAGTCCTGAGCATGTGCTGACAGCAACACTGGAGCCTTCCATGCCCAGAACCGCACCATGGTAGAAACAGTTTTCCTGGATGACAAAAGCAAAGACAGCTCAACACAGATCTCTGTGTAGGTAATTGGGGTGACACAGCAATAAGAGAGACTGCCCTTCAACCAAGGATCTTGTGAAGTAAGTAGAAAATGTGGCATTTTTATCTCCATACACCATTAAATTTGATCAACTGCACTGGTGCTTTTCTCGATTCTGTGATCCTTTACACCTCACCTCTGCAGTTTAAGAACATCAAACTGTCTCTTAGACTTACCGTGTTTGCGGGAGAGGAGGACTTGCGAGCACCATCGGGAGTGTACCATATTTCCTGATATCCGGGGGCCAATAGCTGtctgtgtaaaaacaacaaaaagtcagTGACAATTTGCAAGTGAATAAATGTAGTGACAGGCATTCAATCTCctaaaacagcaacaatacGACGGAGAGATGGTGAGAAATAGAGAACATTAAAAGCTGCAGGAAAAGGGAGATAGAAGAAGACTGATTCTCTCCTGCAGCCCACAGCTCATAAAACATTCATTCTTCTGGAGACACTCTACAAATCCAGACTGCTTTAAAGATTTAGACAAACATCCTTTGATAAAGAAGAAAATAGGAAGAAAAAGGTGGGAACATGATATGGCTCTATTAAAatccatgtgtttttttttttttttttttaactatctGGAGAGCTGAGGTAGGAGAAAAATCTGTATACACTGAGAGTTTAGGTTTGTCTGTATGTCCAGGCTGCATTTATATTATAGAGATATAATTCAATAAtatctttctattttttctccATTAGAATACAATGCAAGCTGCACAGCAGACATGCACATATCTAAAGAAATATACTTTTTATTGTCTTAAAACATTACTTTTGTCTTAC harbors:
- the adam19b gene encoding disintegrin and metalloproteinase domain-containing protein 19 isoform X2; this translates as MRPGARRRPLDAAQPSLCLCLIVFLHCAEAAVSEGGVYNGINKHGSLKSILENTQSYEITNPIWLQPHLHRRSANKEHPAEAQVLIGAEGQELRLHLEKNEQLLAPGYQEIWYTPDGARKSSSPANTENCFYHGAVLGMEGSSVAVSTCSGLRGLISLNTSVSYLIEPVPTSTDSEQHAVFRAESLHLPRGSCLHHHGNKEHEGGVNDFIHGFLSAHQSKREKRDLSQNMKYVELLIVADKAEFEKHGSNLDKTKLKLLEAANLVDKYYKALSIRVALIGLEVWTHQDMINVSDNPHSTLAAFLSWRRKQLRAIPNDNAQLITGKSFQGTTIGLAPLKAMCSDYQSGGVNSDHSDPAVGVAATMAHEMGHNFGMSHDSEGCCQARAEDGGCIMAAATGHPFPRVFNGCNQRELKSYLDSGGGKCLFNLPNTSVMFGGQRCGNGYLEDGEECDCGEEEECTSPCCNANNCTLKAGAECAHGVCCDNCKLKTPGVLCRAPSGPCDLPEYCDGKAESCPANFYLLDGTSCAGGQAYCYTGMCLTLEQQCQSLWGRDGRPAPDLCFEKVNEAGDMYGNCGKDLFGKYRSCKNRDAKCGKIQCLTSASKPIENNAVRIETTVSVGSKRIQCMGTHVYKPGQGDEEAQGDTLDPGLVMAGTKCGDDSICFNGECRNASFLRADVCNAKCHGHGLCNNKHNCHCDSGWAPPWCDQKGSGGSVDSGPVFIHSSLLPFLLVLPLLLFVVLAAVGLWCCYRHKLQPLKTSAPSPAQSCSVSIDDKTFYADGHIKGHANPTFLLKKQESDNLGKSSPCPSPSCSTRPRHAIVRPAVKPPPIPAYAAEQRAQTSQPQIKPVTFPQRQYSPQAYTPPPFKSTQLTEQRRTQAPAPPSGPPPLPSLHTKSHSQPLTVSKPRPDPPNRPPPPCPVNRPSAVQHQVNGLQVTPNAMQKEKASLAPSTGQKKPNRT
- the adam19b gene encoding disintegrin and metalloproteinase domain-containing protein 19 isoform X1, whose translation is MRPGARRRPLDAAQPSLCLCLIVFLHCAEAAVSEGGVYNGINKHGSLKSILENTQSYEITNPIWLQPHLHRRSANKEHPAEAQVLIGAEGQELRLHLEKNEQLLAPGYQEIWYTPDGARKSSSPANTENCFYHGAVLGMEGSSVAVSTCSGLRGLISLNTSVSYLIEPVPTSTDSEQHAVFRAESLHLPRGSCLHHHGNKEHEGGVNDFIHGFLSAHQSKREKRDLSQNMKYVELLIVADKAEFEKHGSNLDKTKLKLLEAANLVDKYYKALSIRVALIGLEVWTHQDMINVSDNPHSTLAAFLSWRRKQLRAIPNDNAQLITGKSFQGTTIGLAPLKAMCSDYQSGGVNSDHSDPAVGVAATMAHEMGHNFGMSHDSEGCCQARAEDGGCIMAAATGHPFPRVFNGCNQRELKSYLDSGGGKCLFNLPNTSVMFGGQRCGNGYLEDGEECDCGEEEECTSPCCNANNCTLKAGAECAHGVCCDNCKLKTPGVLCRAPSGPCDLPEYCDGKAESCPANFYLLDGTSCAGGQAYCYTGMCLTLEQQCQSLWGRDGRPAPDLCFEKVNEAGDMYGNCGKDLFGKYRSCKNRDAKCGKIQCLTSASKPIENNAVRIETTVSVGSKRIQCMGTHVYKPGQGDEEAQGDTLDPGLVMAGTKCGDDSICFNGECRNASFLRADVCNAKCHGHGLCNNKHNCHCDSGWAPPWCDQKGSGGSVDSGPVFIHTGSLLPFLLVLPLLLFVVLAAVGLWCCYRHKLQPLKTSAPSPAQSCSVSIDDKTFYADGHIKGHANPTFLLKKQESDNLGKSSPCPSPSCSTRPRHAIVRPAVKPPPIPAYAAEQRAQTSQPQIKPVTFPQRQYSPQAYTPPPFKSTQLTEQRRTQAPAPPSGPPPLPSLHTKSHSQPLTVSKPRPDPPNRPPPPCPVNRPSAVQHQVNGLQVTPNAMQKEKASLAPSTGQKKPNRT